AGAAATAGACGGGAGGGATATTCATGGGACCCATAGTCATCAACATAGACCCTGTTCTCCTGAGCCTGGGGCACATCCACATAGGCTGGTATGGAATCATCGTCACACTGGCGATCGCCGTTGGCGTCTGGGTCGCAACGCGCGAGGCTAAAAGGCGCGGCATCTCCGTGGACGACACCCTCGGCCTCGTCTCCTGGGCGGTCATCGGAGGCCTGATAGGAGCGCGGCTGTTCCACGTGATCGACAAGCTGGACTATTACATGGCGAACCCCCTTGTCGCTCTCGCCATCTGGCAAGGGGGACTGGCTATCTGGGGAGCCATTGCTGGAGGGGCGGTTGCCGCCGCTCTTTATGCGCGGCGAAATGGGCTTCCGCTCGCACGGCTTGCGGACGCGGCGACTCCCGCATTACTCGTCGGCCAGATGATCGGGCGATTTGCCTGCATAATCAACGGCGACTCGACTGGCACTCCCACCGATTTGCCCTGGGCGTTCGTCTATGTGAACCCCGGGGCTATGGTGCCTCCCGATCTCCTCGGTGTGCCGACGCATCCTTATCCTGTCTACGAGATTCTCTGGAACAGCGCCG
This is a stretch of genomic DNA from Dehalococcoidia bacterium. It encodes these proteins:
- the lgt gene encoding prolipoprotein diacylglyceryl transferase, with the translated sequence MGPIVINIDPVLLSLGHIHIGWYGIIVTLAIAVGVWVATREAKRRGISVDDTLGLVSWAVIGGLIGARLFHVIDKLDYYMANPLVALAIWQGGLAIWGAIAGGAVAAALYARRNGLPLARLADAATPALLVGQMIGRFACIINGDSTGTPTDLPWAFVYVNPGAMVPPDLLGVPTHPYPVYEILWNSAVLGVIWILRSRVKKEGVLFLMYVSLYAVGRFALSFVRREVIWFGGLQEAQVMSVIVLIAAGVALVELLRRARPTVRAATVKARR